The Desulfatiglans sp. genome includes the window TTTCTGACCTTGAGACAAGGTCTCTCATGTTTCTAAAAAAGATGCTCGAAAACAGGAAATCCCAGCACCTAAAAAGGATACAGGAGAGATACAAATATATCATGGTGGATGAGTTCCAGGATACCAACAGGATACAGTGGGAGATCATCAGGACCCTTTGCATGGATACATCAGGACAAAGCCTTAATGCACTGCTTCCGGGCCGAATATTTGTTGTGGGGGATAAAAGACAGGCTATATACCGCTTCAGGGGAGGCGATGTCACGGTGTTTGAAAAGGTAATAAGGGAGATAGGGCAATCAAATATAAAACCTGGCCCCCTCTTTTTTCAATCAGAGGAGATGAAAGGACGCATTAAAGAGATAGATAATGGGTTTGATCCTGCCGCCATTACTGACAGGTTTAATATGCTTACTCTTAAGGATCAGGCGAGTATCTTAAATGGTGATATCTATCTGCCCCATAATTTCAGGAGCGATCAGAGGCCGATCAACTTTTTCAACAGCACCTTTGAGGAGGTATTCAGCAGCAGACATGCCGGGGATATAAAGGAGTACGAGACCGCTCCGAGGGATATATTGGCAGCGGATAATAAAACCGACGACCCGCTGGCCATGGGGTCTGTAACCATTTATATTCCATCTCTCTCTTCTGAATCTGAAAAGGCCGGGGAGCCTGAGATAGAGTCAACCCTTATAGTAAACCTTATAGAATCTATAATGGGAAAACAGGGCACAGAAACCTATGAATACAGGGTCTATCAGGATATACGCGAGAAAATAGAAAAAAATGAAAAGGCAATAGGCATACTCTTTTACGCCTTCACCCATATCAGGAGATTTGAAAATATATTAAGGGAGGCACACCTCCCATTTGTAATCCACAGGGGAAAGGGCTTTTATAAGAGCAGCGAGGTGATAGAGATGCTCCAGTTCCTGAATTTTCTCGCTGATGAAAGGCAGGAGATATCGCTTTTAAGTAGTCTCAGGGGGCAGATCTTCGGGTTAACTGACCCTGAGGTATTTGATCTCTTTTATAACAGGAAGGCGCTGACATGTGATGCGAACATGCCAGACCACCCCTATATAAGGAAGCTCTTTAAAGAGATCGCATCCTTCCGGGAGCTTGCCTCGCGCCTTACCATATCTGAGCTGATACGCACCATCATCTCAAGGCGTTCACTCACAGCCGCATATTCTGCATGTGAGAGGGGTGGTCAGACACTCCTCAATATGGAAAAGCTCATGGATATTGCGCGGAGGTTCCAGCATGAAGAAAAGGGTTCTCTGCACGATTTTGTTAGATATTGCCTTGATATGGCGGAACAGGATGAGGATGAGGGAGAGGCAGTCATGGCAGGGGGCATAAACAGCCCAATAACCCTCATGACCATACATGCTGCAAAGGGGCTTGAGTTCCCTATGATAATCCTGCCCCAGCTAGACAGAAAAATCCTGATTACCCCTGATACAGGAAAACCCCTGAGGCTCTACACCCCTGCAGAGAATAATGGTTTAAAGTGGAACAGCAATGAAGGAGATATGCCCCTGTGGCCTGTTGAGGCACCCTCACTTGATTTTCGCAGGGCAAAGGGGCCGCTCATGCACCTGCTTATGCACAGAAACAGCCTTGAAGAGGTGGCGGAAAACAGGCGCGTATTTTATGTTGCATGCACCAGGGCAGAGAACCACCTGGCGCTTCTGTGTGCTGAACATCCTTTAAAAGCGGAGATAAAGCCTGTCCCCCTTACCTCTGACGACTACAGGGAGAAGGCCAGTATAAATCAGATTCTTACCGACATACATGGGCTTAACCTGGAGTATGGCGAAGATGAAGGATGCGATAATAACAGGTTTTTTCCAGTCGTAAAAAGGCCCCTGGTAAAAATGGAGGGATTCAGGGGCATTGAATATTCACCCCAGATGCCAGACCCCGGTTCCTTTGGGGCATATGACGAGGGTATCAGGGGGCTTGACCTTACGGCACCTGTAAGGTCAAACCCATATTTGCAGGTAAGCTTTACCTCTGTGCGCCTCTTTTTAAGGTGCCCTGTCAGGTTTTACCTGAACACAGTCCTGAAGCTTAAGGAGGGCGAATACAACAGCACATATGATGATGAAGAGCGCCCTGATGAAACCTTCTTATCTGAGGATATGGAGGACTATGATTCAAAGGATGCCCTCTATACAGGTAATTTTATCCACGGCTACCTTGAAAGGCACAGATTTGGCAGCCCCTTTGATGAGGCACTCTTTGATAAGATAAAAAAAGGGATGCCCCCTGATGATCACAGACCGGATTTCCACCTTGAAAGGATAAAACATCTGCTCATGAATACGGTGGCAGATAAAAGGCTGATTGACCTCATGAAAGAAAAGAGATTTTATACTGAAGTGCCATTCCTCGTAACCGCCAGGCCGGGGATAGAGTTCAGGGGGGTAATGGACATGATAATTGAAGAGCCTGAGACCGGGCACTGGATAATCATAGACTGGAAGAGCAATGATACTAAAGAAAAATCCCCTGAACAGATTGTTAGAGAAAGCGGTTATGATATCCAGCTCGCCTTTTACAGGTGGGCGCTGGAGAAGATATTGAATAAAAAGGTGGAAAGGCAGTATATCTATTTTCTTGATAATGGCCACCTCCTTGAATGCAACTGGCCGGGCAACCCGCCTGATATGCTCGATAATATATCACAAAAAATGGATGGGCTTGAGGATAAAAAGATATGGCAAGCAGAGGTCAGTGCCACAAGGGATAAAGGCACCGAATGCCGCTTCTGCGGGTATAACAAAAAACTGTGTCTGTAATAACCTAATATCTCTTTATTGATAACCACGGAGGTCACGGAGATATTATCTTTTAAGTTTTTACTCCGTGTTCCTTGGTTAATAATATTTTAGGTTTTCCCGTATCCCTAAGATATATATAAATCACTCAGATGCCCAAGCCTGCCTTTTTTTTCGCTTGCTAAATAGTAATCATCACCGACAAGCACAAGTACACGTGGGCCGCCCGACTCATTCTGGTTTGGCGGAAAATAGTCTATCATCTCCGGTATCTGGTCAGCTAGATTTTTTGCCTTCCCGATACGCATCAGAGGAAAATCGCCGAATGTGATACCAGATGCTTCATAATGGGTCTTCATCTCAGCAGGCAGGGTACTTTCTGGGTCTTTTGTTATAATGATAATCACATGTGTCCTGAACTGCGCTTTTCGATTTTCCGGTATCTCATCCATTACCTTTATTATATTATCAAGACTCTTTGCCCTGCCCTTTACCTCATCATAATTTTTATGAAACTTGTCCATGCTGATAAATGTCATGAGGGGTTCCTGAGTTGCATCCATATACCTAAAAAAGAAGTCGCGGGTTTTTATGAAATCATTAAAATAGCTGCCATTGGTGTTGTAACTGGGGAACTGCCCCGCCTTTGCGGTTTCCATAAGTATATCTACAAAGGTTTTGTCCCCCTCTTCCCATAGAGTAGGTTCTCCACCTGTATAGTTCATGTTCCAGTATGACTCAGGTATGCTCCTGCAGTCATCAAGTGCGATTCTTACCTGATTCCATGAAAGCCTGTAACCGGGTTTTATGATGTGGTCTTCTGCCTCTCCAACATATATATAACCGCAGTGCGCACAGTTGAGGTTGCATTTATGGAGCAGAGAGACCCCCATGATATTTGTCGGTTTGCGTCCGATATATTCCATAAAGGCCTCCCTTTTTTCTACCACCCGGTTGTAAGACCGGTGCCTGCGTAAAAATAACCTATTGCCTCTATCTCATGGATCTTACCGTTCCTGATCTTGAACACATGGGCGGCAGGCAGCTCAAAAGGCCCCCATTCATTTGCAAATTCGGTGATCCCTGGTACTCCGGTAATCTTCATCACCTTGGGTTCGCCATTGTGGCGGAAGATAGAGAATACAAATACCAGCCCCTTTTCTTCATCAACCGCAAATATACGTCTGTCAGTGATATCAGCAATATAACTTAAACGTCCCGTGTTAAGCTGATCCGCACATTTATAGGTACTGAATATATCCACATCCTTTTTACCGGTACGGTCATTGGCTGCAATCCCGCCGTTTTCCCTTCTCTCGCACTCATCCGCAAATGGTGCAACATTACCATTATTCTGAATAATGGCCTCATAATAGAGGTTGGCGATCTCTATCATCTTTTCGCGTGCGATACGCTCCATCTTGGGCTGGCGCTCCAGAAATGCAGGCCGGAGTGCTGACATATTTGGATTCAGGGGTTCACCCTTTTCATTGTGTACAACAAGGTGATCAATCTTTGTAATCTTTTTATCTTCTATCTTGAGCCTTATGGCCACAATGGTGGGATTTTTATTCTCCTCTATCACACCCATGAAGGCCACCTCATCAGCCGCCTCATCAGCAACTATGATCTTGAAATTGGTCGGGCCTGCGGTGGCTGTCTTCCAGAGCCCTTCGCCTATGGTTATCTTTTTGTTGTTTTCAACAATCTCTGCGTCGGCTGCAAGCGGGACACCGGCAGGGTCATTCTTCGCAAGGGCGGCAAGGTACTGGTCCATCTTATCTTCAAGACATTTTTTCGTGCAGCTCCAGCCGTCGTCACCCTGATACGGGGCATCAAGTATGGCCATTGCCTCTATCTCATAGATCTTGCCATTTCTGATCTTGTATATATGTGCAGCAGGCACTGTAAACTTGCCCCACTCATTTTTACGCTCTGTCAGCCCCGGGATATTTACAATGGGCATGGGGTCAGGTTCGCCATCATGATTGAACACAGAGAAAACCATAACAAGGCCCATTTCTTCATCTATTGCAGCTGGGCGGATCTGGTTGATGTCTGTGATGTATCTCCACATGCCTGTATCCATCTGTTGTGCGCAGGTCATTTTCATAAAGGTAAGCATACCGCCGGCTGATGTCATTGCCCCATCACCCATCTGTGGGTTCTGGTTGTTGGCAGTGGTCATGCCATTCTCATTACGCTGGCATTCATCAGCATATGGGGCGATAGAGCCATCATTCAATTCAAGAGATGGGTAATAGCTGAGCGCTGCTTTCAGCATATCCTCTCTCGGGGTCTTCTGTGCATCAGGCAGTTTTTCAACCAGGGCCAGCCTTGGCTTTTTAAGGCCTTCAGGTACAGTATTACCTGCCATTGCGGAGGCAGCAGGGGAGACCATGTGATCTATCTCTGTAATCTTGCCATCAACCAGTTTGAGGCGTGCACCAAGCAGTACCGGGTTGCCTTCGCTTTCCATAACACCCATGAAAGCGACACGTTCCTCTTTGGGGTCTGCAATATAGATCTTGAAATCGGTTGGAAGGGCAGATGCCGTCTTCCATAATCCCTCACCTATGGGTGTGGGTTTCGTGTTCTGAACCATTTTGACATCCTCTGCAAGGGGGACGCTGGAAGAGTCATGGCTTACAAGTGCTGCAAGGTACCTGTCCATCATGTTTACAAGATATTCCCTTGTATACCTGGTCGAAGCCACTGCCTCAGCCGGAGGGGACTCCTCTTCAGGCTCAGGAGGCGGACTTAAAGCGGAGTCAGTTGCTGAATCCTTTGATGAATCAGAGGGTGAAGAACATGCTGAAATAACAAAACAGAAAATCAGTAAAAGAGTGAACAAAACAACAGTTTTTTTCATAAGACCTCCCTTTTTGTGGCCCATAAAACCGGTTCAAATCTGGTATATCCTTTCATAATCCAGGTTATCCCGGTTTAAAGGCATAATTTGTTGATGTTTAAGCTGGAATATTTAATTTGGCGCTATGCCTGTTTGAAATGAACTATAGGAATATAGCCTTTTTGTGTCAAGACAATAAACCGGAAATATACACTGCGAGCGCCCTTAATGCCCTGTCAACTGACCTGAAGACTGCCATGCCCTTATTTGCCAGTTCTTTTGCCATGGGGTCATACAGCTCCCCTGCATCTATCACCCCTATGACCGGTTTATCTGTATTTTTTATTATTTCACCAAGCTCATTAACCATACTGCCCGGCCTCATAAATCCATAGCTATCATTCCCTGAAAGGGTTGTGGTTGTAGGGGATAAAGGGTCAAGGCCCACTATAATGGCGTCCACATTTTCATCCTCAACAAGCTGTTTTATCATCAGGATATGGGTCTCGTCATCCCCGGCAGGGTTTATATCAAAGGGGTTATTTACCTTTGTCAGCCTTGAAATCCCTTTTGCCTCAAGTAAACCATTAAATCTGTTTACTGTGGTTTCATTGAACCTTGCCATCGCAAGATAACACCCGTCGGTTTCAAGATTGTCAGCCATGCCCACCGCCTCAAAGCCTGCCCCGCTTAATGCAGCAATCCTGTTACCCCTTATGACCTTTTTATTGAGTTTTTCAGCCAGTAAAAGCAGGTCATTAAATTCTGTAAAGCTGGATGCAATAATTCCCCCTGCCTCTCTTACGCAGGATATAAAGAGCTGATAGTCGCCTGCTATTGTAGCTGTATGGCTTGTTGTTGCACTTTTGCCTTCTTTTGTCTTGCCTGCCTTGTAGATAATTACAGTTTTTCCATTCTCTTTTGCGTGTTTTATTGCACTTAAAAAAGAGAGCCCGTCCAGTTTCTTGAACCCCTCAGTATAGAGAGCGATCACATCTATATCATCCCTTTCAGCAATGTATGAGGTTACATCTCCAAGTGTAAGGTCATTCTGGTTGCCCACTGAAATCATATAGGCAGGATCAAACCCGTCGAGGCTACTTGCCCTTGTTATCATGAATGCACCGCTCTGGCTTATCAATGCAATATTTCTAGTGCGGACGTCTCTTTTTCTGGGCAGTTTCTCTTCAGGGATAAAGAGGGTGTCATATTTTCCGGGGTGGGACACAACACCAAGGGAGTTTGCACCCAGAAATACAGGGGTATTACGGCCTGCCAGCCTTGCCCTGTTGATTTTATCAGCCATCTCGTTCGCAAGTCCGATGCTTTCATCAGTCTCACCAATGCCACCCGGTATAAGGATTACTGATTTGCATATATCCTTTTCAAGTACCTTGTCGACTATATCCGGCACCTGTTCTGCCCCCACAGCAACCACGAGGAGGTCAACCCTTATATCAATGCTTGTTAGGCTCTCCACGCACGGTACGCCGTTAAAATTATCTGTGCCGGGCTTTATGATGCGGAGGTTTTGTTTCTCAAATCCCATTGCAATAATATTATTCAGAATAATCTGTCCGAAATTTACCCTTGTTGTTGAGACACCTAATATTCCTATTGTCCGGGGGTGTAATAGAGAATCGATCCTGTCCAGGGGCCGTTTACATGGCATCTTTTCAGTGCGGCTGAACCTGCATAAACCGTCAAGTGGTACAG containing:
- a CDS encoding UvrD-helicase domain-containing protein, producing MFNDLTIQQLCALDYNRNMVVTAGPGAGKTRILSHRFCFILLTDERVTLPQILTLTFTEKAAEEMKGRIYDMLISLDKRFRQGGNNRLRERIREAKDQFDKNRISTIHSFCANLLREHPVESTTDPDFKITQGMRQQMILDSAIKEAIKTIWDENRDELIPLLRSFGGKNSLISAVRGLSENVSLYERVLDTKERLFSISDWKDQVFNDYCLYLKERFVLPYLKGLNEQENMNDTAKELIAILEEWLPSGDTEYNGYGIPALFSRMRALASTGGGPRKRCSIDVGLRQLSYIDMVNEHFPDLFILNNPDSIFEKELNSFMKVVKDSIEKYSHEKGLINSLDFSDLETRSLMFLKKMLENRKSQHLKRIQERYKYIMVDEFQDTNRIQWEIIRTLCMDTSGQSLNALLPGRIFVVGDKRQAIYRFRGGDVTVFEKVIREIGQSNIKPGPLFFQSEEMKGRIKEIDNGFDPAAITDRFNMLTLKDQASILNGDIYLPHNFRSDQRPINFFNSTFEEVFSSRHAGDIKEYETAPRDILAADNKTDDPLAMGSVTIYIPSLSSESEKAGEPEIESTLIVNLIESIMGKQGTETYEYRVYQDIREKIEKNEKAIGILFYAFTHIRRFENILREAHLPFVIHRGKGFYKSSEVIEMLQFLNFLADERQEISLLSSLRGQIFGLTDPEVFDLFYNRKALTCDANMPDHPYIRKLFKEIASFRELASRLTISELIRTIISRRSLTAAYSACERGGQTLLNMEKLMDIARRFQHEEKGSLHDFVRYCLDMAEQDEDEGEAVMAGGINSPITLMTIHAAKGLEFPMIILPQLDRKILITPDTGKPLRLYTPAENNGLKWNSNEGDMPLWPVEAPSLDFRRAKGPLMHLLMHRNSLEEVAENRRVFYVACTRAENHLALLCAEHPLKAEIKPVPLTSDDYREKASINQILTDIHGLNLEYGEDEGCDNNRFFPVVKRPLVKMEGFRGIEYSPQMPDPGSFGAYDEGIRGLDLTAPVRSNPYLQVSFTSVRLFLRCPVRFYLNTVLKLKEGEYNSTYDDEERPDETFLSEDMEDYDSKDALYTGNFIHGYLERHRFGSPFDEALFDKIKKGMPPDDHRPDFHLERIKHLLMNTVADKRLIDLMKEKRFYTEVPFLVTARPGIEFRGVMDMIIEEPETGHWIIIDWKSNDTKEKSPEQIVRESGYDIQLAFYRWALEKILNKKVERQYIYFLDNGHLLECNWPGNPPDMLDNISQKMDGLEDKKIWQAEVSATRDKGTECRFCGYNKKLCL
- a CDS encoding CoA-binding protein, producing the protein MINIFASAESDGRASLFEHETYSLLNMIHRVTAPAHIFLEKERTYTDEELTSLPGERVVLKIVSPYISHKTDVHGVKVVEKRADIIRQAIRQMLNDVPGYYARLLENGDIHSPEIYKELSGGRLREAVKHDIRGVLMVQHIPFESTAFGSEFIIGIRKTRDFGMIITAGPGGTDTELYAETFKKGMAFVSASTMMTSANEFLALFRKTLSYRKLAGLTRGQKPVDIDNALRDLFSSFISLANSFSAFSSESPYVIEELEINPFVFSANCPVPLDGLCRFSRTEKMPCKRPLDRIDSLLHPRTIGILGVSTTRVNFGQIILNNIIAMGFEKQNLRIIKPGTDNFNGVPCVESLTSIDIRVDLLVVAVGAEQVPDIVDKVLEKDICKSVILIPGGIGETDESIGLANEMADKINRARLAGRNTPVFLGANSLGVVSHPGKYDTLFIPEEKLPRKRDVRTRNIALISQSGAFMITRASSLDGFDPAYMISVGNQNDLTLGDVTSYIAERDDIDVIALYTEGFKKLDGLSFLSAIKHAKENGKTVIIYKAGKTKEGKSATTSHTATIAGDYQLFISCVREAGGIIASSFTEFNDLLLLAEKLNKKVIRGNRIAALSGAGFEAVGMADNLETDGCYLAMARFNETTVNRFNGLLEAKGISRLTKVNNPFDINPAGDDETHILMIKQLVEDENVDAIIVGLDPLSPTTTTLSGNDSYGFMRPGSMVNELGEIIKNTDKPVIGVIDAGELYDPMAKELANKGMAVFRSVDRALRALAVYISGLLS